The following are encoded together in the Flavihumibacter fluvii genome:
- a CDS encoding SusC/RagA family TonB-linked outer membrane protein: MTYLLRKLLPSSVVFGVLLFLPWIIIAQTVQLKGTIKDAEGKAISGASIVVKGLNKGVSSAEDGSFTITLNSGTATLEVSSVGFASRTITLSGQTVMDIVLQETKSQLNDVVVIGYGTQKKSNLTGAVSSISNKDFKDQPVTNLASSIQGKIPGLNVTSPSGTPGAGLLVSIRGAQNPLYVVDGIPMLSESNSALSTSFNTNGEDVGKGQNLSSIADINPDDIESIEVLKDASSAAIYGARAANGVVLITTKKGKSGKTQIGFNSYLGVQKVAKKIDFLNSDQFVSMVEEARANDLAKYNADNTVFGPDFDPAVLTEPLNYSAGPGAVNTVWLDEVMRTAPISNYELNLRGGSDKTHFYLSGGYFDQQGIVIENYFKRMNARLNLDHAVTDRLLIGTNIAVSKTDNRRSFNDNTYTGIITNAIGASPLMPVYDENGNYAKFEDYQANWLSDNPVKSAKEIQGYTTSYRFLGSVFAEYKITPDLKFKTTLNADYTSVEDELFLSAITTDAEAVGGKAYNANFRNTTWLNENTLNYQKSFGDHNLGVLVGFSQQESINERSSISGQGFPLGSGLTNMSSAALITGAAQNGSSWRLHSFLGRVNYDFNGKYLASVTFRADGSSRFSEGNRYGYFPSASVGWNLDKESFMADAKVLTALKLRASYGYTGDQEIGDFQNVSFWQPGRYDGQSGLRPRNIADPNLTWQKNTSFNIGADYEFLGGIIGGSVEYFVANRTDLLSNIPIAGTTGFATLTTNGGEVEDKGWEFSLNSKNIWTKKFRWTTSFNISYQKNTIKKLPVDGELLSAYNDIAPTHIMKVGEPVGTFWGVKYQGVNTENGDAQFEDINKDGVIDFNDAQIIGKARPDYYGGLTNNLRYGNWDFLLACQFSIGNDVYNLIRPVYENLGYSNDGGLDQVFANNGTNSLKRWRNPGDQTSVPRFAFVEKNYFENSSMFVEDASFFRFRTVNLGYTFNKQKIKFVSSLRLYAQVQNLWTITKYSGFDPEVSSTGGNNDRTAGVDYAAYPQPRTFTFGLSASF, from the coding sequence ATGACCTATTTACTTAGAAAACTATTGCCATCTTCCGTAGTTTTTGGTGTACTGTTATTCCTGCCGTGGATAATAATTGCCCAAACCGTACAGCTGAAAGGCACCATAAAAGATGCGGAAGGAAAAGCAATTTCCGGCGCATCGATTGTTGTTAAGGGACTAAACAAGGGCGTGTCTTCTGCAGAAGATGGTTCATTCACCATTACCCTTAATTCGGGTACAGCAACGCTGGAAGTTTCATCAGTTGGGTTTGCATCCCGTACCATTACCCTATCAGGCCAGACGGTGATGGATATAGTGTTGCAGGAAACCAAAAGCCAGTTAAATGACGTTGTGGTGATTGGTTATGGAACACAAAAGAAATCAAATCTTACCGGTGCTGTCTCCTCGATCAGCAACAAAGACTTTAAGGACCAGCCGGTCACCAACCTTGCCAGCAGTATCCAGGGTAAGATACCCGGTCTTAACGTTACTTCCCCTTCCGGTACGCCGGGTGCAGGTTTGCTGGTGAGCATCCGCGGTGCGCAAAACCCTTTGTATGTCGTTGATGGCATACCGATGTTAAGTGAAAGTAATTCGGCTTTATCCACCTCCTTCAATACTAATGGTGAGGATGTGGGAAAGGGCCAGAACCTGAGTTCAATTGCGGATATCAACCCGGATGATATTGAATCCATTGAAGTACTTAAAGATGCATCCTCTGCGGCCATTTATGGTGCGCGTGCGGCCAATGGTGTTGTGTTGATCACCACAAAAAAAGGCAAATCGGGTAAAACGCAGATCGGCTTCAACAGTTACCTGGGGGTACAGAAAGTCGCCAAAAAAATTGACTTCCTCAATTCCGACCAATTTGTTTCCATGGTTGAGGAGGCCCGTGCCAATGACCTTGCCAAATACAATGCCGACAATACCGTATTTGGTCCGGATTTTGATCCCGCCGTGCTTACAGAACCGCTGAACTATAGTGCCGGTCCGGGTGCTGTGAATACCGTTTGGCTGGATGAAGTGATGCGTACGGCACCCATCAGCAATTACGAACTCAATCTTCGCGGCGGATCAGACAAAACGCATTTCTACCTGAGCGGCGGATATTTTGACCAGCAGGGAATCGTGATCGAGAATTATTTCAAGCGTATGAATGCCCGGTTGAACCTGGACCATGCCGTTACCGACAGATTGCTCATCGGAACCAATATAGCCGTTTCCAAAACGGACAACCGAAGAAGCTTCAATGACAATACCTATACCGGCATCATCACCAATGCTATTGGCGCATCACCCCTCATGCCGGTTTATGATGAAAATGGCAACTATGCGAAATTTGAAGATTACCAGGCCAACTGGCTCAGTGATAACCCGGTAAAATCAGCAAAGGAAATACAGGGATATACAACAAGCTATCGCTTCCTGGGGTCCGTTTTTGCGGAATATAAAATTACGCCGGACCTGAAATTCAAAACCACCCTGAATGCAGATTATACCAGCGTTGAAGACGAGTTATTCCTTTCAGCTATTACTACAGATGCAGAAGCCGTAGGCGGAAAAGCCTACAATGCTAATTTCAGGAATACCACCTGGCTGAACGAAAACACACTTAATTACCAGAAATCTTTTGGTGATCACAACCTGGGCGTGCTGGTAGGATTTTCACAGCAGGAATCGATAAATGAGCGTTCGAGTATTTCCGGACAAGGGTTCCCGTTAGGTAGTGGGCTTACAAATATGTCAAGCGCTGCATTGATTACCGGAGCAGCCCAAAACGGATCCAGCTGGCGTTTGCATTCATTCCTGGGAAGGGTCAATTATGATTTCAACGGAAAATACCTGGCCAGTGTGACCTTCCGTGCAGATGGATCATCACGTTTCTCAGAAGGTAACCGGTATGGCTATTTCCCATCAGCAAGTGTTGGCTGGAACCTGGATAAGGAATCCTTCATGGCAGATGCAAAAGTGCTTACTGCACTTAAGTTAAGGGCCAGTTATGGCTATACCGGTGACCAGGAGATTGGTGATTTCCAGAATGTATCTTTCTGGCAGCCTGGCCGGTACGATGGCCAATCGGGCCTGCGGCCGCGAAATATTGCCGATCCAAACCTCACCTGGCAAAAGAACACATCATTTAATATTGGCGCAGATTACGAATTCCTGGGTGGTATCATCGGGGGGTCTGTTGAATATTTCGTAGCCAACCGAACTGACCTGCTAAGTAATATCCCGATTGCCGGCACAACAGGCTTTGCCACGCTCACCACCAATGGCGGCGAGGTGGAGGATAAAGGCTGGGAGTTTTCTTTGAACAGCAAGAATATCTGGACAAAAAAATTCCGGTGGACCACATCTTTTAATATTTCTTACCAAAAGAATACGATCAAAAAATTACCGGTTGACGGAGAGTTGTTAAGTGCATACAATGATATTGCACCTACGCATATTATGAAAGTTGGAGAACCTGTCGGTACATTCTGGGGTGTAAAATACCAGGGTGTAAATACAGAGAACGGTGATGCTCAATTTGAAGATATCAATAAGGATGGTGTCATTGATTTTAATGATGCCCAGATTATCGGAAAAGCCCGTCCGGATTATTATGGCGGACTCACCAATAATTTAAGGTATGGTAACTGGGATTTCCTGCTCGCCTGCCAGTTCAGTATCGGGAATGATGTCTATAACCTGATCAGGCCGGTGTATGAAAACCTGGGCTATAGCAATGACGGCGGCCTGGACCAGGTGTTTGCGAACAACGGCACCAATTCACTGAAACGATGGAGAAATCCAGGAGACCAGACCAGCGTACCCCGGTTTGCATTTGTTGAAAAAAACTATTTCGAAAACTCTTCCATGTTTGTTGAAGACGCTTCTTTCTTCCGCTTCCGTACTGTTAACCTGGGCTATACATTTAATAAGCAGAAAATCAAGTTTGTCAGCAGCCTGCGATTATATGCACAGGTACAAAACCTGTGGACAATCACAAAGTATAGTGGATTTGATCCGGAAGTGAGTTCAACGGGTGGTAACAATGATCGCACCGCGGGTGTAGATTATGCCGCCTATCCGCAACCCAGGACATTCACCTTCGGACTGAGTGCAAGTTTCTAA
- the lptC gene encoding LPS export ABC transporter periplasmic protein LptC, which translates to MIKGVHYTSPVISLPAALLLCCLFFTACENSKEELQALSPKRIAVEEAKSIESYLSQGGKMRARLTAPVMNRYQTDSPYIEFPKTLHVDFFNDSLVVESQLNAKYGRYRETEQKVFLRDSVTVFNSKKDTLRSEELWWDQDSQKFYTDKPVQIHQPDKVIFGNGLEADQSFNWWVIKQVTGEVLVPRGGFGAVAPRDSTAVDSTAKRDSIKQQ; encoded by the coding sequence ATGATTAAGGGCGTTCATTATACCAGTCCCGTTATCTCATTACCTGCAGCACTATTATTGTGCTGCCTTTTTTTCACAGCATGCGAAAACAGTAAGGAAGAACTTCAGGCATTGTCTCCGAAAAGGATTGCAGTGGAGGAAGCCAAATCTATTGAGAGCTACCTAAGCCAGGGCGGAAAAATGCGGGCGCGTTTAACCGCACCCGTTATGAACCGGTACCAGACGGATTCACCATATATTGAATTCCCTAAAACATTGCATGTTGATTTTTTTAATGATAGCCTGGTTGTTGAAAGCCAGTTAAATGCCAAGTATGGCCGATACAGGGAAACCGAACAGAAAGTGTTTTTGCGCGATAGTGTAACAGTGTTCAACAGTAAGAAAGACACCCTGCGAAGTGAAGAGCTGTGGTGGGATCAGGACTCACAAAAGTTTTATACAGACAAGCCGGTACAGATCCACCAGCCCGACAAAGTGATTTTCGGAAATGGCCTTGAGGCAGATCAGTCCTTTAATTGGTGGGTCATTAAACAGGTTACCGGTGAAGTGTTAGTCCCCCGGGGCGGATTCGGGGCAGTAGCGCCGCGAGATTCCACTGCAGTAGATTCCACTGCAAAACGCGATTCGATCAAACAACAATAA
- a CDS encoding type III pantothenate kinase, which translates to MAQTTLCFDFGNTRQKYAVFNGADLQEVILLENTTAGELGKVLERHRPDKTILSSVIDHEPEVEQVLAAASRLHVLSYKTNLPFTTPVGKPSTIGADRLALVAAAVNLFPQRNNLAIALGTCITYNFVNRNHEFLGGGISPGMEMRFRSLEEYTAKLPLVKEDWNFPLVGYDTVTNITSGVILGMAKEIDGFIDAYAARYGNFNVLLTGGNSSYFVPHLKNRIFADQNLIFKGLYAISECN; encoded by the coding sequence ATGGCTCAAACTACGCTCTGCTTTGATTTCGGGAATACCCGGCAGAAATATGCTGTCTTTAATGGTGCTGATCTACAGGAGGTCATCCTGTTGGAAAATACTACAGCAGGGGAGTTGGGTAAAGTGCTTGAAAGGCATCGTCCCGATAAAACCATCCTGTCTTCTGTAATTGACCATGAACCTGAAGTTGAACAGGTATTGGCGGCTGCATCCCGGTTGCATGTATTATCGTACAAAACAAATTTGCCATTTACGACACCGGTAGGAAAGCCATCGACCATCGGTGCCGACCGGCTTGCACTGGTTGCTGCGGCAGTCAACCTTTTTCCGCAGCGGAACAACCTGGCCATTGCGCTGGGTACCTGCATCACGTATAATTTCGTGAACCGTAACCATGAATTCCTGGGTGGCGGTATTTCCCCGGGTATGGAAATGCGGTTTCGGAGCCTGGAGGAGTATACTGCCAAATTACCACTGGTGAAGGAAGACTGGAATTTTCCGTTGGTAGGATATGATACAGTAACCAACATCACCAGCGGTGTGATTTTGGGCATGGCTAAGGAAATTGATGGATTTATAGATGCTTATGCCGCCAGGTACGGGAACTTTAACGTGCTCTTAACCGGGGGTAATTCGAGCTATTTTGTGCCGCACTTAAAAAACAGGATATTTGCCGACCAGAATTTAATATTTAAAGGACTGTATGCGATTAGTGAGTGTAATTAA
- a CDS encoding aldo/keto reductase has translation MEYRRLGRSGLQLSVLSFGSWVSFHKQIDDSMADELMGLAYDRGINFFDNAETYALGESEKMMGRVLKNKNWDRSSYILSSKVFFGWRGKDNKPNQTGLSRKHIVEACHEALGRLKADYLDLYFCHRPDTTVPIEEVVWTMHNLVVQGKILYWGTSMWSGAEIMEAHRVANQFGLIAPVMEQPQYNMFERNKVELDYLPVYQNVGLGTTIWSPLAAGFLTGKYLGGFPEGSRLGIEGFEWLKDRWMQEDKIAKLKQLDVLSRELGISMAELAIAWTIRNPNVTTAILGATRTSQLEENLKSLDVLPLLTPEIMGRIDEILGNKPVLNLL, from the coding sequence ATGGAATATCGTCGTCTTGGCCGTTCCGGCCTGCAGTTAAGCGTACTAAGTTTTGGAAGTTGGGTAAGTTTTCATAAACAAATAGACGACAGCATGGCCGATGAATTAATGGGATTGGCCTATGACCGGGGGATCAACTTTTTTGACAATGCTGAAACCTATGCATTGGGAGAAAGTGAGAAAATGATGGGCAGGGTATTAAAGAACAAAAATTGGGACCGTAGCTCCTATATCCTTTCTTCCAAGGTGTTTTTTGGATGGCGGGGAAAGGACAATAAGCCTAACCAGACGGGCTTAAGCCGTAAGCATATTGTGGAAGCCTGCCACGAAGCTTTGGGGCGCTTGAAAGCCGACTACCTTGACCTGTATTTCTGCCATCGTCCGGATACGACAGTTCCCATTGAAGAAGTGGTCTGGACAATGCATAACCTGGTAGTACAGGGTAAGATATTATACTGGGGCACCAGTATGTGGAGCGGTGCGGAGATAATGGAAGCCCACCGTGTAGCAAACCAGTTTGGATTGATTGCACCGGTCATGGAACAGCCACAATACAATATGTTTGAAAGGAATAAGGTAGAGCTCGATTATTTACCGGTCTACCAGAATGTTGGGTTGGGTACAACGATCTGGAGTCCGTTGGCAGCCGGATTCCTGACCGGTAAATACCTTGGTGGATTTCCCGAAGGCTCACGGCTGGGTATCGAAGGCTTCGAATGGCTGAAAGATCGCTGGATGCAGGAAGATAAGATCGCCAAATTGAAGCAGTTGGATGTATTGTCACGGGAGCTCGGTATTTCAATGGCTGAATTAGCTATTGCCTGGACCATCAGAAACCCAAATGTAACAACTGCCATTCTTGGTGCAACCCGGACCAGCCAGTTGGAAGAAAACCTGAAATCACTCGATGTGCTGCCGCTCCTCACACCGGAAATCATGGGTCGCATCGACGAAATCCTTGGCAATAAACCTGTCCTTAACCTGCTGTAA
- a CDS encoding LON peptidase substrate-binding domain-containing protein, whose translation MTNFIPVFPLGIVVYPQESLNLHIFEPRYKQLINECVEQKKMFGIPTVLQQKVGELGTLVRVTEISKTYENGEMDIKTEGVMVFRILEMVKTIPGKLYSGAIVNYPENIQDAGKRDLMQRVLDGIRELHRMLQVQKEFKKPDDQLVSYDVAHHAGMSVEDEYELLGLWQEVQRQEFLKRHLVKVLPVIAEMEQLKEKVKLNGHFKNLSSLDLDV comes from the coding sequence ATGACAAATTTCATTCCGGTATTTCCCCTTGGAATTGTAGTATATCCGCAGGAATCACTTAACCTGCACATATTTGAACCAAGGTATAAGCAGTTGATCAATGAATGTGTTGAACAAAAAAAGATGTTTGGCATACCAACGGTGCTTCAGCAAAAAGTGGGAGAGTTAGGTACGCTGGTTCGGGTAACAGAAATCAGCAAGACCTATGAGAATGGGGAAATGGATATTAAAACGGAAGGCGTTATGGTATTCAGGATCCTGGAAATGGTGAAGACCATACCAGGTAAGTTATACAGCGGTGCAATAGTCAATTACCCGGAAAATATCCAGGACGCCGGTAAACGCGACCTGATGCAGCGGGTGTTAGATGGAATACGTGAATTACACCGGATGTTACAGGTCCAAAAAGAGTTTAAGAAACCGGATGATCAGCTGGTCAGTTATGATGTTGCGCACCATGCGGGCATGTCGGTAGAAGACGAGTATGAATTATTAGGGCTCTGGCAGGAGGTGCAAAGGCAGGAGTTCCTGAAGCGGCACCTGGTCAAAGTGCTTCCGGTAATTGCAGAAATGGAACAGCTAAAGGAAAAAGTGAAGCTCAACGGGCACTTTAAAAACCTATCTTCGCTCGATTTAGATGTTTAA
- a CDS encoding glycosyltransferase family 2 protein, with product MPLGDITKIRREHSPEAISSILIPTWNNLPFLQLCIHSIRKNSGLKHQVIVHVNEGNDGTLDWLKSQPDISYTHSAENIGVCYALNAARGLVSTAYIIYLNDDMYVCPGWDTELFREIKEIGHHRFFLSATSIEPVPQSNCSIKGDYGRNIDSFKEEELLENFARLEMADWTGATWPPNIVHVDTWDLVGGYSIEFSPGMYSDPDFSMKLWHAGIRLFKGIAKSRAYHFGSITTKRVVRNRGYFQFIAKWGFTSSTASEYYLRRGEPYTGLLPEATIPGNIGWKNMLKRLDLVFRKF from the coding sequence ATGCCATTGGGGGATATCACAAAGATAAGAAGGGAACATTCGCCGGAAGCCATCTCCAGTATATTGATCCCGACATGGAATAATCTTCCTTTCTTACAACTGTGCATCCATTCTATCCGGAAGAACTCTGGATTAAAACACCAGGTCATCGTGCATGTTAATGAAGGAAATGACGGAACACTGGACTGGTTGAAATCGCAACCGGATATCTCCTATACACACAGTGCAGAAAACATCGGGGTTTGCTATGCTTTGAATGCGGCAAGGGGACTGGTATCAACAGCCTACATCATTTACCTGAATGATGATATGTATGTTTGTCCGGGTTGGGATACAGAATTGTTCCGGGAGATTAAGGAAATTGGCCATCACCGGTTCTTTTTATCTGCAACATCCATTGAACCAGTGCCGCAAAGTAATTGTTCAATAAAGGGCGATTATGGCAGGAATATTGACAGCTTTAAAGAAGAGGAATTACTGGAAAATTTTGCCCGGCTGGAAATGGCGGACTGGACCGGTGCAACCTGGCCGCCAAATATTGTGCATGTGGATACCTGGGACCTGGTAGGCGGGTATAGCATAGAGTTTTCGCCGGGAATGTATTCGGACCCCGACTTTTCCATGAAGTTATGGCATGCAGGAATCCGGCTCTTCAAGGGTATTGCAAAAAGCCGTGCGTATCATTTCGGATCCATCACCACAAAGCGGGTGGTCAGGAACAGGGGTTATTTTCAATTCATTGCCAAATGGGGGTTTACAAGCAGTACCGCATCAGAATATTATTTGAGAAGGGGCGAACCTTATACAGGATTGTTACCCGAAGCTACTATACCCGGAAACATTGGCTGGAAGAATATGCTAAAGCGGCTGGACCTGGTGTTCAGGAAATTTTAA